One genomic window of Oryctolagus cuniculus chromosome 11, mOryCun1.1, whole genome shotgun sequence includes the following:
- the PLAGL2 gene encoding zinc finger protein PLAGL2 isoform X1: MTTFFTSVPPWIQDAKQEEEVGWKLVPRPRGREAESQVKCQCEISGTPFSSGEKLRPHSLPHPEQRPYSCPQLHCGKAFASKYKLYRHMATHSAQKPHQCMYCDKMFHRKDHLRNHLQTHDPNKEALHCSECGKNYNTKLGYRRHLAMHAASSGDLSCKVCLQTFESTQALLEHLKAHSRRVAGGAKEKKHPCDHCDRRFYTRKDVRRHLVVHTGRKDFLCQYCAQRFGRKDHLTRHVKKSHSQELLKIKTEPVDMLGLLSCSSTVSVKEELSPVLCMASRDVMGAKAFPGMLPMGMYGAHIPTMPSAGVPHSLVHNTLPMGMSYPLESSPISSPAQLPPKYQLGSTSYLPDKLPKVEVESFLAELPGSLSLSSAEPQPASPQPAAAAAAALLDEALLAKSPANLSEALCAANVDFSHLLGFLPLNLPPCNPPGATGGLVMGYSQAEAQPLLTTLQAQPQDSPGAGGPLNFGPLHSLPPVFTSGLSTTTLPRFHQAFQ, translated from the exons ATGACCACATTTTTCACCAGTGTCCCCCCCTGGATTCAAGATGCaaagcaggaggaggaagtgggctgGAAACTAGTTCCCAGGCCTCGGGGCCGGGAGGCGGAGAGTCAAGTGAAGTGCCAATGTGAAATCTCGGGGACACCCTTCTCAAGTGGGGAGAAGCTGAGACCGCACAGCCTCCCGCATCCAGAGCAGAGACCATATAGCTGCCCTCAGCTACACTGTGGCAAGGCTTTTGCCTCCAAGTACAAGCTGTATAG GCACATGGCCACCCACTCGGCCCAGAAACCCCACCAGTGCATGTACTGTGATAAGATGTTTCATCGCAAGGACCATCTGCGGAATCACTTGCAGACCCACGACCCCAACAAAGAGGCCCTCCACTGCTCCGAGTGCGGTAAGAATTACAATACAAAGCTGGGCTACCGGCGCCACCTGGCCATGCATGCTGCCAGCAGCGGTGACCTCAGCTGCAAGGTGTGCCTGCAGACCTTTGAGAGTACCCAGGCCTTGCTGGAGCACCTGAAGGCCCACTCCCGCCGGGTCGCAGGTGGTGCTAAGGAGAAGAAGCACCCCTGTGACCACTGTGACCGGCGCTTCTATACTCGGAAGGATGTGCGGCGGCACCTGGTGGTGCACACAGGCCGTAAGGATTTCCTGTGCCAGTACTGTGCCCAGCGGTTTGGCCGCAAGGACCACCTGACACGCCATGTCAAGAAGAGCCACTCACAGGAGCTGCTCAAGATCAAGACGGAGCCAGTGGACATGTTGGGCCTCCTCAGCTGCAGCTCCACAGTCAGCGTGAAGGAAGAGCTGAGCCCCGTGCTGTGCATGGCCTCTCGGGACGTGATGGGGGCCAAGGCCTTCCCTGGCATGTTGCCCATGGGCATGTATGGCGCCCACATCCCTACCATGCCCAGTGCGGGCGTGCCACACTCCCTGGTGCACAACACGCTGCCCATGGGTATGAGCTACCCTCTGGAATCCTCACCCATCTCttccccagctcagctccctccAAAATACCAGCTTGGATCTACCTCATACCTGCCCGACAAATTGCCCAAAGTGGAGGTGGAAAGTTTTCTGGCAGAGCTTCCTGGAAGCCTGTCTCTCTCGTCCGCCGAGCCCCAGCCCGCCTCACCTcagccggcggcggcggcggcggcggccctcCTAGATGAAGCACTGCTCGCCAAGAGCCCCGCCAACCTCTCCGAGGCCCTCTGCGCTGCTAATGTGGACTTCTCCCACCTGCTGGGCTTTCTTCCCCTCAACCTGCCCCCGTGTAACCCTCCCGGGGCCACAGGAGGCCTGGTCATGGGCTACTCTCAGGCGGAAGCACAGCCCCTGCTCACCACTTTGCAAGCTCAGCCCCAGGATTCCCCGGGAGCTGGGGGACCCCTGAACTTCGGGCCTCTGCACTCCTTGCCTCCTGTCTTCACCTCTGGCCTGAGCACCACCACCCTGCCTCGTTTCCACCAAGCATTCCAGTAG
- the PLAGL2 gene encoding zinc finger protein PLAGL2 isoform X2: protein MATHSAQKPHQCMYCDKMFHRKDHLRNHLQTHDPNKEALHCSECGKNYNTKLGYRRHLAMHAASSGDLSCKVCLQTFESTQALLEHLKAHSRRVAGGAKEKKHPCDHCDRRFYTRKDVRRHLVVHTGRKDFLCQYCAQRFGRKDHLTRHVKKSHSQELLKIKTEPVDMLGLLSCSSTVSVKEELSPVLCMASRDVMGAKAFPGMLPMGMYGAHIPTMPSAGVPHSLVHNTLPMGMSYPLESSPISSPAQLPPKYQLGSTSYLPDKLPKVEVESFLAELPGSLSLSSAEPQPASPQPAAAAAAALLDEALLAKSPANLSEALCAANVDFSHLLGFLPLNLPPCNPPGATGGLVMGYSQAEAQPLLTTLQAQPQDSPGAGGPLNFGPLHSLPPVFTSGLSTTTLPRFHQAFQ from the coding sequence ATGGCCACCCACTCGGCCCAGAAACCCCACCAGTGCATGTACTGTGATAAGATGTTTCATCGCAAGGACCATCTGCGGAATCACTTGCAGACCCACGACCCCAACAAAGAGGCCCTCCACTGCTCCGAGTGCGGTAAGAATTACAATACAAAGCTGGGCTACCGGCGCCACCTGGCCATGCATGCTGCCAGCAGCGGTGACCTCAGCTGCAAGGTGTGCCTGCAGACCTTTGAGAGTACCCAGGCCTTGCTGGAGCACCTGAAGGCCCACTCCCGCCGGGTCGCAGGTGGTGCTAAGGAGAAGAAGCACCCCTGTGACCACTGTGACCGGCGCTTCTATACTCGGAAGGATGTGCGGCGGCACCTGGTGGTGCACACAGGCCGTAAGGATTTCCTGTGCCAGTACTGTGCCCAGCGGTTTGGCCGCAAGGACCACCTGACACGCCATGTCAAGAAGAGCCACTCACAGGAGCTGCTCAAGATCAAGACGGAGCCAGTGGACATGTTGGGCCTCCTCAGCTGCAGCTCCACAGTCAGCGTGAAGGAAGAGCTGAGCCCCGTGCTGTGCATGGCCTCTCGGGACGTGATGGGGGCCAAGGCCTTCCCTGGCATGTTGCCCATGGGCATGTATGGCGCCCACATCCCTACCATGCCCAGTGCGGGCGTGCCACACTCCCTGGTGCACAACACGCTGCCCATGGGTATGAGCTACCCTCTGGAATCCTCACCCATCTCttccccagctcagctccctccAAAATACCAGCTTGGATCTACCTCATACCTGCCCGACAAATTGCCCAAAGTGGAGGTGGAAAGTTTTCTGGCAGAGCTTCCTGGAAGCCTGTCTCTCTCGTCCGCCGAGCCCCAGCCCGCCTCACCTcagccggcggcggcggcggcggcggccctcCTAGATGAAGCACTGCTCGCCAAGAGCCCCGCCAACCTCTCCGAGGCCCTCTGCGCTGCTAATGTGGACTTCTCCCACCTGCTGGGCTTTCTTCCCCTCAACCTGCCCCCGTGTAACCCTCCCGGGGCCACAGGAGGCCTGGTCATGGGCTACTCTCAGGCGGAAGCACAGCCCCTGCTCACCACTTTGCAAGCTCAGCCCCAGGATTCCCCGGGAGCTGGGGGACCCCTGAACTTCGGGCCTCTGCACTCCTTGCCTCCTGTCTTCACCTCTGGCCTGAGCACCACCACCCTGCCTCGTTTCCACCAAGCATTCCAGTAG
- the LOC100343456 gene encoding putative testis-specific Y-encoded-like protein 3, producing MAAEGAGALESAARPAAGPAPVAWSREAEARWRPDPAAGAGTAPPAPGRREAASAPSLGNGTVGNEAPASCGSEDRGARAGAGGKTEEVTTGKGAIFVEEAVERVEKQPMGEEKLVGEEKLEGDAEAQEGPGPLNLEGLIVDPLEAIQWELEAVSAQADRAYLRLERRFGRMRRLHLARRSFIIQNIPGFWVTAFLNHPQLSAMISPRDEDMLCYLMNLEVRELRHARTGCKFKFRFWSNPYFRNRVIVKEYECRASGRVVSVATRIRWHLGQEPPALVHRNRDTVRTFFSWFSQHSLPEADTVAQILKDDLWPNPLQYYLLGDRPHRARRGLARWPAESPPRPYGFQSG from the coding sequence ATGGCGGCCGAGGGGGCGGGGGCCTTAGAGAGCGCGGCGCGCCCGGCGGCTGGCCCGGCCCCCGTCGCCTGGTCCAGGGAAGCGGAGGCGCGCTGGCGGCCCGACCCCGCAGCGGGCGCCGGGACAGCGCCTCCTGCCcccgggcgccgggaagccgcctctgcccccagcctggggAACGGCACGGTGGGGAACGAGGCCCCAGCAAGCTGTGGCTCAGAGGACAGGGGGGCTCGGGCGGGAGCCGGCGGGAAGACCGAGGAAGTGACGACTGGGAAGGGCGCCATCTTCGTGGAGGAGGCAGTGGAGCGGGTGGAGAAGCAGCCGATGGGGGAGGAGAAGCTGGTGGGGGAGGAGAAGCTGGAGGGGGACGCTGAGGCACAGGAGGGCCCAGGCCCCCTCAACCTGGAAGGCCTCATTGTGGACCCACTAGAGGCAATCCAGTGGGAGCTGGAGGCGGTCAGTGCCCAGGCCGACAGGGCCTACCTGCGGCTGGAGCGCCGGTTTGGGCGGATGCGCCGGTTGCACCTTGCCCGGAGGAGCTTCATCATCCAGAATATTCCGGGCTTCTGGGTCACAGCCTTCCTGAACCACCCGCAGCTGTCAGCCATGATCAGCCCTCGAGATGAAGACATGCTCTGCTACCTGATGAATCTGGAGGTGCGGGAGCTCAGGCACGCCAGGACAGGCTGCAAGTTCAAGTTCCGATTCTGGAGCAACCCCTACTTCCGGAATAGGGTGATCGTGAAGGAGTATGAGTGCAGAGCCTCCGGCCGGGTGGTGTCCGTCGCAACTCGCATCCGTTGgcacctgggccaggagccccccGCCCTGGTGCACAGGAACCGCGACACTGTCCGGACCTTCTTCAGCTGGTTTTCACAGCACAGCCTCCCGGAGGCCGACACGGTCGCCCAGATTCTCAAAGACGACCTGTGGCCCAACCCCCTGCAGTACTACCTGCTGGGGGATAGGCCCCACAGAGCCAGGCGGGGCCTGGCAAGGTGGCCTGCAGAGTCCCCTCCAAGGCCCTACGGCTTCCAGTCTGGCTAG